CTGTTACACAGAACCCAAAACTGTTACACAGAACCCCACACTGTTACACAGAACCCAAAACTGTTACACAGAACCCCACACTgttacacagaaccacacagatgggtgtacgcacacacatgcacacacaagcaagcatgcacacacacacatgtacatacacacacacacacgtacgcacacacacatgcacactcaagcaagtaggtacacacacacatgcacacacccacacatacaaacactaaaactcaaccccacacacacccaccccctcgCAAAATATCTCACCAGGAATCCTGACGCCCACAAGCCGGTTCCATACGTGGCCTctctggtcacatgaccctccagCAGGTAGCGTCCCTCCAGCCAGGGGAAGAACAGCAGGCTGTTGGCCAGGAtgcacagcagggccaggggaaccagggacacacccacacacctggagCAGCTCGCCACACACATGACTCTGGAGAGGACCACAGCACTATTACTTAAATAGTGAGTAAAATACTtttatatggaagcaaatcagtgatatgttttgaattttaaaggGCATTggatacttaatattgaaatgtaaacaccaccgaatttggTGGTTTTTAATTAATATGAATtcatttaaatgtaaaaaaattctCATCCAAAAATTCTAGGTTCGGAAATTCAGGCTGCTGAAATtcgaatggtgaaattcagatccAAAAAACTTGAGCGGAAAAAAATCAGATTGAAACATCcgggatgtttgtgtgtttttttttacatttcacatttagaggagaattaaaaaaaacaacacatttgtAATTAAAaccatgaaagaaaaaaaaatcaattcagAATCTCAGAAATTAATTTGAATAAACCCCAATGTCATTTAATAGCTCTTGTTTCAACCAGATAAATTGACTGGACCAAATCGAACCCTTACTCTAAATACAGCACATCAACATAcaattttttatatttaatttaaatagGACGTGGCTACACTATCTGTTTCTTGCTCCATCAAATAGTAGACTTAAAGTCCTTGTTTAAAGCCGtcaattaattatatatataaaagtgGAACAGCAACAAAACCACATCAAACTAGAGTATCTTACCTGCCGttggagagatgatggagaagCCTAGTTCTTATTGTGCCAACTGAGTAACGGTAGTTACTAGAAGGAGAAGAAGCAGAAGGAGCATCCAATATTTCAACACAATTCGATGAGGAACTTGACATTCGCAGACACCAAATATGGTAAATGAAGTGACACATTCCCGCCCCCTTAAGCatcgcgcgcacacgcacgtacacacacacactgattattTTCAACGTCACACAACACCACGATGCCAAAAAGGGCAGTTGGGTAATATTTGTTTAGGGACTGTAGTGGCCTGCTATTCCCGGGGCATTTTTATTGCTATTTTGGGTCCGTTTGGAGAAGTGCTGTTCCTCAAATCAGATAATGTGGGAGCAGTGAATCACGGTTAGAGTGGAAAAGGATGGAAAATCCGAACTGTACCACAGTCAAGTTTGAACTGCCCTTGTCTCAGCTTACCCTCCTGAAAACAGCAGGGGAGCCTCACCTCTGGCATTTGGCATGTTTTTTGTGAGTAAGCTAGGCTAATAAACACTAATAAACAAacatttcaatgaaaataaacataacatagttttatttattaattgGCTATAGGTCCTAGTTATATTCCATCAACTGTATAACTTCAGGCtactaaattagctagctagctagaactGACTGACTAGAGCTATTGCGGTTGTTAATATCtgacatcattagaaagcccaaGAATTCCAATATAACGGGCAGGACGGTATCAGAGTTTCTAGCTCAAAGCCGGTGTccgctgagaaggtgatcggctgcaatctgcctaccctcgaggaccctgaggcgagcgacgaagattgtggccgacccctcccaccctggccactccctgttccagctactcccctccggcagaaggctgcggtccatcaggaccaaaacctcacgccataagaacagtttctttccatctgctactggcctcttcaacaaggccaaggactcccattgacatttattcattattgaacccagtatctgattgcactatgttgaccactcatgctgctcattcttatatatatattttattttatatttaaattgttttattcttagattgtttagttcttaggaatagttaaacttctgtacctttacttaatttaagattcatatatgtttagtgtttgcacctccctgccacagtaaattctgtgtttgtataacatacatggcgaataaaccgaattctgattctataACGGATGTgaaaactcccccccccctacttcCCCTAAACAACCATCATGCAACACCAACAAGAGTTTCATTTGCGTCTCATTTTATTCCATAGTTAATACAGTATATGGgtctaaagaatggagaaaaaaaaaattaaaagtttAATATGAACCAGATTTGATAACCATGGGTGTTGCTCCTCCCCTGAGCAGAGGTCGTTCCTCAGCGCGTCCTATGAGGTGAAGGCCTCATGGAAGTCCTCTCTACCCAGCACAAGGCCAGAGTTTCAAAAGGCACAAACGATACTAAGAAGGCCAaccttcacccccctcccctgctctcccccccgctctccccccAGTCCAGGGGAgctgaggaggactggaggtggagagggagggttagtGACGGTGTCAGGCTGAGGAGGACTCAGTGTCCTGGGGGGAACATGTCTGTGAGGGAGGCCTGCCTGCTGGCTCTACCCAGGGAGATCAAGGGTGCAGCAGAGCTGGAGGGGCCGccttgccctcctcctcttcctcctcctcctcctcctcctctcaccctgggGCTGGACAGTCTCCTCTCCGACGCGCCCCGTTTGGTGGCGCTGGCCGAGCGAGAGCGCCCCCTGTTGGTGCAGGGGGGAGTGGCGGGCACCGCCCCTGAGCTGGACTGAGCGCGGCTGGGCTTCTGTCGGAGCAGGTACTGGTCGCTGGAGCCCTTCCTGCGGTCGACAGCCTGGAGGGCCGTCTCCCGGTCCAGCTCCTTCTGCAGGGCCTGGGCCAGCCTGCGGTCCTCCTCATGCTGCCTGAacagcacctcctccctctgggcCAGCTCCTGCAGCAGCGTGGCCTCCTCCGGGGCCCAGGGGGGCTCTCCGCCCCCGGGGGGAGACCCCGCTGGGCACGGACGTTTGCTGAAAgcttccaccacctcctcctccccgggaCCCAGCTCTGAGCTCTTCCTCTTGGATACAGACACTGGCTCGGAGCTGGTGTGGGAGGGGCctgtggaggggtggatgtgggaggagtttgtgtgtggggtgtggccAGTTGAGGGGTGGGTGGAGCCTTCTGCTGACGTAGTGGCgacgcactgcatgctgggatgCTCCTGACAGAGGTCTGTTCTGGGCGTGGAGGACTTCCTGTCTGGGCAGGAAACGTTCTCCTGAAACACAGCAATGTTGTTCATGTTTATCCAACTATAATACGTCTTTTAAGAGTTAGGGTTGGAAAcattggttagggttagaaacatGTTTTGCTCATGTTAACATGGAAGAGACAGAGCCCTACCTTGTTGGCCGTGAGGCTGGAGCTGCTCTCTGGGTCGCTGAGGGGCCTTGGGAGCGGGCTTAAGAACCTAGGAGCAAAACAGAGACAGTAAccgttccgggagtacaacggtacttaggaatggttcgcttgacccgatgttagtttcctcaaggatcacaatgactcttgcttagagacttgttgctcttgtggttagtggtaactgatttaaaatgtttgtactcgctgtgatatattgtttttattattgttgcttgtttttcccacaggtacacttgcacttatagcggttcatgttgtttaattgtaacttgtttaactacatgctcttatggttcttccctttggcacttactttggttgttcacaatgtatgcttcatgttttgtctactcgcaatgtttttgtggctatcttgttgttatgatcagtgacctatgcactttgtaaagctctctcttggaagtcgctttggataaaagcgtctgctaaatgaataaatgtaaatgtaaccaccTGTACTGGAGtacagatgttattgttgctgcTCCATGCCtgggatgtggttactttaAGTGTTCCTGGTGTGAGGATGTGTTACAGTCATCATCGTTCACACTCACTTCTCTATATCTCCAGCGTTGGTGTGTGGTTTCCTCTTGGCCACAGGGGTCTTATTCAAACGAGTGTTACTCTGTGACTCTGAGAT
The genomic region above belongs to Osmerus eperlanus chromosome 11, fOsmEpe2.1, whole genome shotgun sequence and contains:
- the rnf168 gene encoding E3 ubiquitin-protein ligase rnf168 codes for the protein MPPVSEMEVSASHGGSTGSLSRADCLCPVCLEIFLEPVTLPCGHTFCKPCFLETVDKANMCCPLCRKRVSTWARHNGRNKTLVNSELWLRVQAAFPAQCQRRLRGLEVDEEEISFFRPQVCLPGEVRQEYEDQISKLAEEKRALEEAERRASEEYIQRLLAEEEGRRAEESRSQEQRQLEDDERLAWTLSEELNQSPISESQSNTRLNKTPVAKRKPHTNAGDIEKFLSPLPRPLSDPESSSSLTANKENVSCPDRKSSTPRTDLCQEHPSMQCVATTSAEGSTHPSTGHTPHTNSSHIHPSTGPSHTSSEPVSVSKRKSSELGPGEEEVVEAFSKRPCPAGSPPGGGEPPWAPEEATLLQELAQREEVLFRQHEEDRRLAQALQKELDRETALQAVDRRKGSSDQYLLRQKPSRAQSSSGAVPATPPCTNRGRSRSASATKRGASERRLSSPRVRGGGGGGGRGGGQGGPSSSAAPLISLGRASRQASLTDMFPPGH